Proteins encoded together in one Planctomyces sp. SH-PL14 window:
- a CDS encoding GTPase family protein, which yields MGTPRNLFTRAWKQLVAPEVDREELERCVEQVRSQLPTPVFWLLGKTQSGKTSLIRAMTENSRAEIGNGLRPCTRTAAEYPFPSEQDCILRFLDTRGLGEVSYDPAEDIRLFQDQAHLLIVVIKAMDHAQQSVMDALKSIHRARPHWPVLVVQTTLHDGYRSRDEQHIVPYPYAETPLPPHVPQDLARSLLTQRLMFQEAGIEARFVPVDFTLPEDGFNVVNYGLEQLWDAIEELLPLGLRAMFNQHERARKELRDARFRAAHPHVLSYAVAAGAAASVPMPLVDMPLVLGVQGKMFHTIASIYDEDFDRQQIGEILSSLGLGFLGRLGGRELLKVIPGYGSAVSALYAAASTYALGLTMCAYFSLKSRGSLPDKEEFRQIYEQNFQEGRQRLREYLGRMREGAGAKAEEKKAES from the coding sequence ATGGGAACGCCTCGCAATCTTTTCACCCGGGCCTGGAAGCAGCTCGTCGCCCCCGAGGTCGACCGTGAGGAACTCGAACGGTGCGTCGAGCAGGTCCGGTCGCAGCTCCCCACCCCCGTCTTCTGGCTGCTGGGGAAGACGCAGTCGGGGAAGACGTCGCTCATCCGGGCGATGACCGAGAACTCGCGGGCCGAGATCGGGAACGGGCTGCGGCCCTGCACCCGGACGGCGGCCGAGTATCCGTTTCCGAGCGAGCAGGACTGCATCCTGCGGTTCCTCGATACCCGGGGCCTGGGGGAAGTGAGCTATGACCCGGCCGAGGACATCCGGCTGTTTCAGGACCAGGCGCACCTGCTGATCGTCGTCATTAAGGCGATGGATCATGCGCAGCAGTCGGTCATGGATGCGCTGAAGTCAATCCATCGGGCGCGTCCCCACTGGCCGGTCCTGGTGGTGCAGACGACCCTGCACGACGGCTATCGCTCGCGGGATGAGCAGCACATCGTCCCTTATCCGTATGCCGAGACGCCGCTGCCGCCGCATGTGCCGCAGGACCTGGCCCGGTCGCTCCTGACGCAGCGGCTGATGTTTCAGGAGGCGGGGATCGAGGCCCGGTTCGTGCCGGTCGATTTCACGCTGCCGGAGGACGGGTTCAACGTCGTCAACTACGGGCTGGAGCAGCTCTGGGACGCGATCGAGGAGCTGTTGCCGCTGGGACTGCGGGCGATGTTCAACCAGCATGAGCGGGCGAGGAAGGAGCTGCGCGATGCGCGGTTCCGGGCGGCGCATCCGCATGTCCTGTCGTATGCCGTGGCGGCGGGGGCGGCGGCGAGCGTGCCGATGCCGCTGGTGGATATGCCGCTGGTGCTGGGGGTCCAGGGGAAGATGTTTCACACGATCGCTTCGATCTACGACGAGGATTTCGATCGGCAGCAGATCGGGGAGATCCTGAGCAGTCTGGGGCTGGGGTTCCTGGGGCGGCTTGGCGGGCGGGAACTGCTGAAGGTGATTCCCGGGTATGGGTCGGCGGTGTCGGCCCTGTATGCGGCGGCGAGCACGTATGCGCTGGGGCTGACGATGTGTGCTTATTTCAGTTTGAAGTCGCGGGGATCGCTGCCGGACAAGGAGGAGTTCCGGCAGATTTACGAGCAGAATTTTCAGGAGGGGCGTCAGCGGTTGCGGGAGTATCTGGGGAGGATGCGGGAGGGGGCTGGGGCGAAGGCGGAAGAGAAGAAGGCGGAGAGCTGA
- a CDS encoding carboxypeptidase-like regulatory domain-containing protein has product MRHSTVLSLCLIALCAAGCGPGTPKGRLPVYKVTGVVTYKGKPLPDADITFFNAEHNRSAFGRTNSEGQYELTTYAPRDGALEGSHKVTVTKIPPVPPTPTPAPVDSPNYVPPTGNQSTDPPRPKSEVPEKYSKADESGLTATVVKDGDNKIDLPLE; this is encoded by the coding sequence ATGCGCCACAGCACTGTCTTGTCCCTGTGTCTCATCGCTCTCTGCGCTGCCGGGTGCGGCCCGGGAACGCCGAAGGGGCGGCTCCCCGTCTACAAAGTGACGGGAGTGGTTACCTACAAGGGCAAACCGCTTCCCGATGCGGACATCACCTTCTTCAACGCGGAACACAACCGCAGCGCCTTCGGCCGCACGAACAGCGAAGGGCAGTACGAGCTGACCACCTACGCGCCGCGAGACGGGGCGCTGGAGGGGAGCCACAAGGTGACGGTCACGAAGATCCCGCCGGTCCCGCCGACCCCCACCCCCGCCCCGGTCGACTCGCCGAACTACGTTCCGCCGACCGGCAACCAGTCGACCGATCCCCCCCGGCCGAAGTCGGAGGTTCCCGAGAAGTACAGCAAGGCGGACGAGTCCGGCCTGACCGCCACCGTGGTCAAGGACGGGGACAACAAGATCGATCTGCCGCTGGAATAG
- a CDS encoding DUF1559 domain-containing protein: MSQLRRRGFTLIELLVVIAIIAVLVAILLPAVQQAREAARASQCKNNLKQIGIALHNYHETYGSFVYRKGGSSGLGSDTTRFSGNYNRRSGMVSLLPFMDQAAMYQKIEDGVGGAGPGGGAPWSGWTGYNQNIGGLRCPTDPGFNYSKGICNYAFSMGDYVGAANRDSTAVNGLFATNTTYGIRDITDGASNTLAFSERVAARFGANGKANADVREGILMNVGAINTNPGACLGAASAILSNNRYTDTTNVKGKFSSEWADGQPEIVAFNSILAPNGPSCINDTNGNADGAINLMTASSFHTGGVNCLMADGAVKFVGNTIDTGNLSTASTLGGPSPHGVWGALGSKAGGEKVPEF, translated from the coding sequence GTGTCCCAATTGCGCCGTCGTGGATTCACCCTCATTGAGCTGCTGGTGGTCATTGCCATCATCGCCGTCCTCGTCGCCATCCTGCTTCCGGCCGTCCAACAGGCCCGCGAAGCGGCCCGGGCGTCGCAGTGCAAGAACAACCTGAAGCAGATCGGCATCGCTCTGCACAACTACCACGAAACCTACGGATCGTTCGTCTACCGCAAGGGGGGGAGCAGCGGACTGGGATCGGACACGACCCGGTTCTCCGGGAACTACAACCGCCGCTCAGGCATGGTCTCCCTGCTCCCCTTCATGGATCAGGCCGCGATGTACCAGAAGATCGAGGACGGCGTCGGCGGGGCGGGCCCCGGCGGTGGAGCCCCCTGGAGCGGCTGGACCGGGTACAACCAGAACATCGGCGGGCTGCGTTGTCCGACCGATCCGGGCTTCAACTACTCCAAGGGGATCTGCAACTACGCGTTCAGCATGGGTGACTATGTCGGCGCCGCGAATCGCGACTCGACGGCGGTGAACGGGCTGTTCGCCACGAACACGACCTACGGGATCCGGGACATCACCGACGGAGCGAGCAACACCCTGGCGTTCAGCGAGCGCGTCGCCGCACGATTCGGGGCCAACGGCAAGGCGAATGCCGACGTTCGCGAAGGGATCCTGATGAACGTGGGGGCCATCAATACCAACCCGGGCGCGTGCCTCGGGGCGGCGAGCGCGATCCTGTCCAACAATCGCTACACCGACACGACGAACGTGAAGGGGAAGTTCAGCTCCGAGTGGGCGGACGGACAGCCCGAAATCGTGGCGTTCAACTCGATCCTGGCCCCCAATGGCCCTTCGTGCATCAATGACACGAACGGAAATGCCGACGGGGCGATCAACCTGATGACCGCCAGCAGCTTCCACACGGGAGGCGTGAACTGCCTGATGGCGGACGGCGCCGTCAAGTTTGTCGGCAACACGATCGACACGGGGAACCTCTCGACGGCGTCGACGCTCGGCGGTCCCAGCCCGCATGGCGTGTGGGGCGCCCTGGGATCGAAGGCCGGCGGCGAAAAGGTGCCGGAGTTCTGA
- a CDS encoding DUF1559 domain-containing protein — MSLKSRRGFTLIELLVVIAIIAVLVAILLPAVQQAREAARRSQCQNNLKQIGLALHNYQEALGVFPPGEITRGCHGPNAWTQILPYMDQGSFYNSIDFNQSCSFWFGTAGGGPNALRIHGKAVPTMTCPSSPLNQFIGETNGITAPVPNPLNVFQGTYVLIAGAVGYSERSNDGNGIKSQSGSFLINKSLNFRDFSDGSSNVIMIGEQSAWGKSATGTNVDIRSDHDDGFWMTHSGDTRCFNTTTIRYSIGERNATLAGVDGQRCNCPIQSAHVGGANVLVGDGSVRFAGDALNLDLLRQLVTRDDGAATGEW; from the coding sequence ATGAGTCTCAAGAGTCGTCGAGGGTTCACCCTCATCGAACTGCTGGTGGTCATTGCCATCATCGCCGTTCTCGTCGCCATTCTGCTTCCGGCGGTTCAGCAGGCCCGCGAGGCCGCCCGCCGCAGCCAGTGCCAGAACAATCTCAAGCAGATCGGCCTGGCCCTGCACAACTACCAGGAAGCCCTGGGCGTCTTCCCGCCCGGAGAAATCACCCGCGGCTGCCACGGTCCCAACGCCTGGACCCAGATCCTGCCCTACATGGACCAGGGGTCGTTCTACAACAGCATCGACTTCAACCAGTCCTGCAGCTTCTGGTTCGGAACGGCGGGGGGCGGTCCCAACGCCCTCCGGATCCACGGCAAGGCGGTCCCGACCATGACCTGCCCGTCGTCGCCGCTGAATCAGTTCATCGGGGAGACGAACGGCATCACGGCTCCGGTCCCGAACCCGCTCAATGTCTTTCAGGGGACGTACGTCCTGATCGCCGGCGCGGTCGGCTATTCCGAGCGGTCCAACGACGGCAACGGCATCAAGTCGCAGTCGGGCTCGTTCCTCATCAACAAGTCGCTGAACTTCCGTGATTTCAGCGACGGCAGCAGCAACGTGATCATGATCGGCGAGCAGTCCGCCTGGGGAAAGAGCGCGACCGGCACCAACGTCGACATCCGTTCCGACCATGACGACGGGTTCTGGATGACCCACTCCGGGGACACCCGCTGCTTCAACACCACGACGATCCGCTACAGCATCGGCGAGCGGAACGCCACGCTGGCAGGGGTCGACGGCCAGCGGTGCAACTGTCCGATCCAGTCCGCGCACGTGGGCGGTGCCAACGTCCTCGTCGGCGACGGCTCGGTCCGCTTCGCGGGGGATGCGCTGAACCTCGACCTGCTGCGGCAACTGGTGACGCGCGATGACGGCGCGGCGACCGGCGAGTGGTAG